The DNA region ACATTGCGGAGAATGCCGCTGAGGACCTGACCAAGCGGCATATGGCCCTTGCGGTGGATATAGATGCGATTGGCGACCTGCGAATAGCCGAGCCGCTTGCCCGGGCTACGCCCCGCCTTCTTGGTGCCGAGATGCACGCCGCGCATTTGCCCCGCCCAGACGATCCTGCCGTCATTCGCCAACTGGCGTGAGAAGTCCGCGTCCTCCAGCCAGGCATAGAAGGGCAGGTTCTCGTCGAAGCGAACGGTGCGGGCGCGCACCGGCGCCATGCGGATCGCCATGTTGCAGCCATAGCCGTTGAAGGTCGGCTCGATAGAAGGCGTGCCGCCGGGGACATCTGCGTCCAGCAGCTTGAGTCCTTCCTCGAAGTCGAATCCCGGTCCGCGCGCGCCATCCGCGATGACGCGGCCTGTGGCGATCATGATCGTGGGGTCGTTTGCAAAGAGGGCTTCGACTTGCGCTAGGTAGTCGGCGGCCGGCAGGAAGTCGTCGTCGAAGAAGACCACGATGTCCGATGTGACGGCGGTCAGCATGACGTTGCGCTGATGCGAGGAGCCGACCGGCCCCGACAGGACCGTTATGGCGCCGTCATAGGCCGAAAGTGCACCGGTATCGACGTCGTCGGGATGCGCGGGGCAGATGAAGAACTCGTCGGGCCGGCGCTGCTGGTTGTTGAGGAAGA from Shinella zoogloeoides includes:
- a CDS encoding glycosyltransferase family 2 protein — encoded protein: MSIQKGGPTIAVAIATAGRRDILTQTVVFLNNQQRRPDEFFICPAHPDDVDTGALSAYDGAITVLSGPVGSSHQRNVMLTAVTSDIVVFFDDDFLPAADYLAQVEALFANDPTIMIATGRVIADGARGPGFDFEEGLKLLDADVPGGTPSIEPTFNGYGCNMAIRMAPVRARTVRFDENLPFYAWLEDADFSRQLANDGRIVWAGQMRGVHLGTKKAGRSPGKRLGYSQVANRIYIHRKGHMPLGQVLSGILRNVASNLVGSLKPEPWVDRSGRLHGNMLALRDLLTGRIDPRNIIDM